A window of Bacteroidales bacterium genomic DNA:
CTTGGGATCGGCCAGGTTGAAACCGGAGTAAAGCTTCTTGGCATCGTCGAGACAGGAGATCGAAACGCCGGAATTGCCGATCTTTCCGTAAATATCCGGGCGGATATCAGGGTCGTTACCATATAGGGTGACGGAATCGAAAGCGGTGGAAAGCCTTTTGGCCGGCATTCCTTTGGAGAGATAATGAAAACGTTTGTTGGTGCGCTCCGGGCCACCTTCACCGGCGAACATCCGGGTCGGATCCTCGCCTACCCGCTTGAATGGGAAAACCCCTGCCGCGTAAGGAAATTCACCCGGCACATTCTCTTTCAGGCTCCACCTGACAATATCTCCCCAGCCTTTGTATTTGGGAAGCGATATTTTCGGGATGTTGGTGTGGGAAAGGGATTCAACATGCGTATTTACCCGGATCTTCTGGTCCCTGACCTGGAAAATGTACTCCGGCTGGCTGTAAGAACCGACCTTAAGCGGCCAGGTCTCCAGGATGAATTTAGTCTTGCCGTCGAGCTCCGGCTCAATCTTCTTATATTCCTCTTCAAGAGCGCTTTTCACGTCTTCATTTGCAGTGTTTCCGCCCTTGAGGATTTTAATGGTCTCCTGGATGGAATGAAGCCGCTGGGCCACTCCGGCCTGCTTTTCGGCCCACTTGTTATAATTTCTTACCGTTTCAGCGATCTCTGAAAGATACCGGGTCCTGTTGGGTGGGATGATAAAGATCTTATCCGCCATGCCGGCTTCGGCACGTATTTTCGTGACAAAGCCGGCGCCGGTCTTTTCATTGATAATATCGATCAGCGCCTTGTAGAAAAGGTTCACGCCCGGGTCATTGTACTGTGAGGCGATGGTTCCGTAGACCGGCATTTTATCCGGTTCTTCATGCCAGAGCTGGTGGTTGCGGGCAAACTGCTTTCGCACGTCGCGCAGGGCATCCAGTGCGCCCCTCTTATCGAATTTATTGATGGAGATGATATCGGCGAAATCGAGCATGTCGATTTTCTCGAGCTGCGTGGCCGCGCCATATTCGGGGGTCATCACGTACATCGACACATCGCTGTGGTCGACGATTTCCGTATCCGACTGGCCGATGCCGGAGGTTTCGAGGATGATGAGGTCATAACCTGCTGCCTGCAGGATGGTTTCCGCGTCTTTCACATAACGTGAAACGGCCAGGTTCGATTGGCGTGTAGCCAGCGAGCGCATATAAACCCGCGGGTTGTTGATGGCATTCATCCGGATACGGTCACCCAGCAGGGCGCCGCCGGTTTTGCGCTTGGAAGGATCGACGGAGATGATCCCGATGGTTTTCTCCGGGAAATCGTGTAAGAAGCGGCGGACTATTTCATCTACAAGGGAAGATTTGCCAGATCCGCCGGTGCCGGTTATCCCCAGCACGGGAGATCTCTTTGAGTGATGCTTTAGCCCGTCGATCAGGTCCCTGGCGCTTTCAGGGAAATTTTCAGCAGCAGAGATCAGCCTGGCAATGGCGTAAACGTCTTTTTGCCCTGATTTTTTTATTTCGATGTCTTCTATCTGGTTACCCGTGGGGTAATCGGATTTCTCCATCAGGTCGTTGATCATGCCCTGCAGGCCCATCTCACGGCCATCGTCAGGTGAATAGATCCGGGTAATGCCATACTGGTGAAGCTCTTCCATCTCGTCGGGAAGGATCACCCCGCCGCCGCCGCCGAAAATCTTAATGTGTCCGCAGCCTCTTTCACGGAGCATGTCGAGCATGTATTTGAAGAACTCCATATGGCCGCCCTGGTAGGAGGTGATAGCGATAGACTGGGCATCTTCCTGTATGGCGCAGTCGACGATCTCTTTCACAGCTCTGTCATGGCCGAGATGGATCACTTCGGCTCCCGTAGACTGGATAATGCGGCGCATGATATTGATCGCGGCATCGTGGCCATCGAACAACGACGCTGCGGTGACGATGCGGATGTGGTTCTTCGGCTGATAAGGTTTCTGCTCAGGGTGCATGAATTTGCGGATATGATATTGCAAAGATATAAAAAAGTTTGCATGGAGGCATGGGGGCATGGAAGCATGGATGTTAACATTTCATTATCTTTACCTCTCTAACTAATAACCATTATGCTGAAACAGATCCTCTTCGCCATCTCATTGCTGATTACGCTGGGAATCTTTGCCTATACGACCTGGCAATATTACCTCAGGTTCAAACTGACCAAACCCTATCCTGTCAAAGAATTCGGCAGGCGTTTCAAGATTATGCTGACGGTGGCTTTCGGACAGACCAAGATCCTGCGAAAACCTGTCATTGGCCTGATGCACGCACTCGTCTGGTGGGGTTTCCTGGTGATCCTCATCGGGAGCATCGAAATGGTGATCGACGGGCTGTTTGGGACGGAAAGGGCGCTGTCTGTTCTCGGTCCGGTGTATGATGTGATTACTGCCTCCGGCGACATTTTCGCTCTCATTATCCTCTTTGCCATCATCGCTTTCCTGGTCAGGAGGATATTTCTGAACATCCGCCGTTTTACCGGCATCGAGATGAAGCATATCTCCCATAAGGATGCTAACCTGGCGCTTTCGCTGATCCTTTTCCTCATGGTGTCTCTGCTGGGGATGAATACCTTTTACCTGGTGATTCATGGGGGCATGGAAGCGGGGAGGCATGGAGGCGTGGGAGTTTTCCCGGTGAGCCAATTCATTGCGGGATGGTCTGGGGGAATGCCCGGAGGAGCAATCCATGTGTGGCACGAAATCTTTTGGTGGTCCCATATCCTTGGCATATTCCTTTTTGCCAATATCCTTCCGTACTCAAAGCATTTCCACGTCTTCATGTCGGTGCCGAATGTGTTTTTAAGCAGGCTGGAACCCCTGGGCTATCTTCCGAATATGCCGGATATCACAAAAGAGGTTAAGAAAATGATGGATCCCAGCCTGGCTTTTGCTGCTCCGGCCGAAGGGGAAGCTGCGCCTGTATCGCGCTTCGGGGTATTGGATGTGGAAGATATCACATGGAAGAACTACCTGGACTCGCTGGCCTGCACAGAATGCGGAAGATGCACCGAAGTCTGCCCGGCGAATATCACCGGGAAGAAACTCTCACCCCGGAAAATCATCATGGATGTCAGGGCGAGGATGAAGGAAAAAGCGCAGGGGCTGATCAGGGACAAGACATTTGGCGATGGCAAATCCCTTATCCGGGATTATATCTCTGAAGAAGAGCTCTGGGCCTGTACCACCTGCAACGCCTGTGCCCGCGAGTGCCCGGTGAACATCAACCATCCCTCGCTGATCGTGGATATGCGGCGCTACCTGGTGATGGAAGAAGCCAAAGGGCCCGGGGAACTGAATGCGATCTTCACCAACATAGAAAACAACGGCGCTCCGTGGCAGTTTTCACCGCAGGACAGGATGTTGTGGGCTGAGGAGATTTATATGGAAAAAGTAAAAGTTTCTGTTCCAATTATGTCCGACTGTTACGCCCGGGGCGAAAAACCTGAGTATCTCTTTTGGGTTGGTTCTGCAGGCGCTTTTGACGACCGCTATAAAAAAGTTACCCGCGAGTTTGTGAAGATATTGGCCCATTTTGGCATAAGCTACGCGGTGCTGGGCACCGAAGAAGCCGACAGCGGCGACGTGGCCCGCCGTGCCGGCAATGAAATGCTCTTCCAGATGCAGGCTCTGATGAATATAGAGCTTTTTAACATGTATGAAGTGAAGAAGATCCTCACCTGCTGCCCGCACGACTACAACACCCTCAAAAATGAATACCCGGATTTCGGCGGGCAGTTTGAGGTGATTCATCACACACAATTCCTCGCCGAAATAGTTCAAAGTTCAAAGTTCAAAGTTCAAAATGCCAAATCCAAATTTCAAATTTCAAATTTCAGGATCACCTTCCATGATCCGTGCTACTTAGGCCGGGCAAATAGCGAATATGACGCTCCGCGCGCAGTGCTCTCCGCCCTATGCCCTTCGCTGATCGAAATGAAAAGGTCGAAAAGCTTTGCCCTTTGCTGCGGTGCCGGTGGCGGACAAATGTTTAAGGAAGCCGAACCGGGGAATAAGGAGGTGTTTATTGAGAGAATTGAAGATGTCATCTCAGCCGGCGCCGATATCGTCGCTACTGCCTGCCCATTCTGTATGGTGATGATGACCGACGGGATCAAGTATAAGAATAGGGAGGAATCGCTGAAAAACTATGATGTTGCAGAACTAGTTAGCATAGCGTTGGGATTGTGATTGGTGATTGGTTATTAGGTGAATCTGCTGACTGTCAACTGTCAACTGTCAACTCCCTCAATGCTTCTTCGCTTCCCTTACTGCTTCGATCAGCCTGGGCAGTACCTGGTGGACATCAGCTATCATTCCATATTCCGCCGCTTCAAAGATCGGGGCGTCTTTGTCGGTATTGATCGCAATGATATGTTTCGATGCGCTTACGCCGCCCAGATGCTGGATAGCTCCGGAAATACCCAGGGCAATATAAACGTTCGGGCCGATGATCTTTCCGGTCTGGCCCACATGTTCCTGATGTGAACGCCAGCCTTCGTCGGAAACAGGCCTGGAGCAGGCAGTGGCAGCGCCTAAAAGCCCGGCCAGCTCTTCCAGCGGGCCCCACTTGTCAGCGCTTTTCATGCCCCTTCCGCCTGAAACAACAATTTCTGCATCCGTGAGCAAAATTTTATCTGTGACTTTTTTTACATCCAGCACCCTGGTCGCAAAATGTGCATCGGTCAGTTGGGGCGTGAAAGATTCTATCGTAGCTTTTTCATCTGATGCAATGGTTTCGACAGAATTCGGGAAAAGGGTCAGGATCTTTTTTGGGGATTTAATGGTGATATGGCCGATGGCTTTACCGGTAAAAACTCCCTTTTTGACGACAAAAGGCTGAAGAGAGTCTGGCAAAGCGTTAACGCCGGATGCAACGCCGGCTTTTAGCTTCACCGCTACCCGGGGTGCAAGGGCCTTACCGGTGAAATTATGGGAGAAAACCACCACATCAGCCGATTCCTTTTCAGCTACCTGAGCAATGATCGCCGCGAAAGCCTTGTTGATCAATCCATCTATCCGGCTGTCTACAACCTTAATAATTTTTGAAGCCCCATAATGACCAAGCTTTTTAAGTTCTTCTTCAGGTACATCCCCGATAGAAACAACAATTGCATGGGTCCCCATCTGAACGGCAAGCTGATGCGCGTAAGAAACCAGCTCATAGCTGATCTTCTTGAATTTTCCGTCCCAATTCTCTGTATATGCTAGTACTGACATAATTTTCAAATTTCAATTTTCAAATTTCAATCTAGAACATCTTCAAATTATTCTTCATGACATCCACCAGTTCGTCGATATTATCCGCATCAATCATCCTGCATTTCGCATGGGTAGGTGGAAGTTCAAAGCTGGTAAATTCCGCCAGCTCTTCCGCTGCAATAGCCGGTTTGACGGTGAGAGGCTTGGTCCGGGCCATCATAATACCTCGCATGGACGGGATTCGGGGTTCTTTGGTTATGCCTTTCTGTACAATCGCCACAAAAGGCAGGGTCGTCTCCAGGACTTCCTGCCCGCCATCGATCTCCCGGCTGAGCCTGACCTGGCCATTCTCCAGTTGCAGGCTGGAAACAGAAGAAACTGAAGGGCAATCGAGAAACTCGGCAAGCATTCCTCCGACAGTGGAACCGTTATAGTCGCTCGATTCAATCCCGCAAAGGATAATATCGTAGGGCTGGGATTTGATAAAATCAGCTATTTGAGCTGAAACCTGGAAAGAATCTTTGCAGTCAGCATCCACCCGTACGGCATCATCCGCGCCAATAGCAAGCGCCTTCCGGAGAGTAGGCTCCGTTTCCGGCTTGCCAACCGTGATCACGGTAACCTTTTCAATCGTGGTTCCTGATGTTTCCTTGATTTCAAGAGCGCGGGTCAGGGCCAGTTCGTCCCACGGGTTGATGATCCATTGGACACCCGTCGCATCAAAATTCTTCGAGTCACCTGTGAATTTTATTTTCGTCGTGGTGTCGGGGACATTGCTCAGGCAGATCAGGATTTTCATCTTTTACTTGTTAAATGGTTCGATTGTTCGACTGTTCAATTGTTCGATTGTTAGTCGCAAAAATATAATTTTATTTTGACAGAACCATATCGGTGTACTTTATCCATTGGTTGAATATCCGTGAGTTATTAAAAATAGAACGCGGATGACACGGATACAACGGATTTACGCGGATTACATTAGCAATACGAAACTGGGTACTACGGACTGCCAATTTTCTAATGCTGACTGTCAACTGTCAACTGTCAACTACTGACTTCTCTCACCGCTGCAGCGCTCTTGAGATCACGATCCTCTGTATCTCCGAAGTGCCTTCGTAGATCTGGGTTACCTTAGCTTCCCGCATCAGGCGTTCGACGTGATATTCCTTTACATAGCCATAACCGCCGTGGATCTGGACGGCTTCGGTGGTGACCCACATGGCGGCATCAGCGGCATAGAGCTTGGCCATGGAACTGGCCAGTCCATAAGGTTGGTTGTTATCTTTAAGCCAGGCGGCTTTGTAAACAAAATTCCTGGCAGCCTCCACCTTGACAGCCATATCGGCTATTTTAAAACTGATGCCTTCGTGTTCTATGATAGGCCTTCCGAATGCTTTTCTTTCCTGTGCATATTTCAATGATCTTTCGAATGCGCCGGCAGCAATACCGGTGGCTTGGGCAGCGATACTGATCCGTCCTGTTTCGAGCATCTTCATGGCAAATGCAAATCCGAAGCCATCCGCGCCGACGCGGTTTGCTTTCGGGACTTTTACATCGCTGAACATGACGGAATGGGTGTCGGAACTGCGCAGGCCCATTTTATCTTCATGGGGAGAGAGAGAAATTCCGGGCCACTCTTTTTCGACTATGAAAGCATTTATCCCTTTATGGCATAACTCCGGGTGGGTTTGGGCAAAGACGATATAGACCGATCCGCAGTTTGCATTGGAGATCCAGTTTTTCGTGCCGTTTACCAGGTAATAATCGCCCATGTCGGCAGCGGTAGTACGTTGGCAAGTGGCATCAGAGCCGGCTTCCGGTTCTGATAACAGAAAAGCGCCGATAGTCTTTCCGCTTGCAAGGTTTGGAAGGTATTTTTCTCTCTGTTCCTCCGTACCGTATTTCTCAATGCCAAAGCAGGGAAGCGAATTATGAACCGAAAGGATTACCCCCATGGCGGCATCGATTTTTGATATTTCCTCGATGGCCAGCACGTAAGCAATAGTGTCCATCCCGCCGCCGCCATATTTCGGGTCGACGTTCATACCGAAGAATCCCAGTTCAGCCAGGTTTTTAATGTGCCGCCAGGGTATTTCCGCCCTGGCATCGCGCTCTAAAACATCCAGTATCAGTTCCCGCTCGGCATAATCTCTTGCAGCCTGGCGGATCATGAGTTGCTCTTCGGTAAAGGTGAAGTCCATTATTTCATCGGTTTGATTAACGAGAAAAGCAAATGTAGGTAAAATTAACTAATTCCCCCCTCGCTATCTCGAACTCAGCCACAATCTCCTCCACGATCTTACCGGCCGGCTTGATTTCATTGATATATCCCGAAACCTGGCCGATTTCAAGTTCGCCTTCGTCGAGGTCGCCTTCAAACATGCCTTTTTTCGCCCGGCCGTGTCCAAGCAGTTCGCAGATTTCTTCCCGGGTAGCGCCTTTATCTTCCAGGGCTTTTACTTCATGGTAGAACTTGTTTTTGATCAATCTTACCGGTATAATTTTCTTCAGTGTCAGGGAAGTATCCCCGTCTTTTGCTTCTATGACTTTCCTTTTGAAATCCGGGTGTGCGGACGACTCTTCCGACGCCACGAACCGGCTGCCGATCTGCACACCGTCGGCTCCCAGCGCGAATGCCGCCAGCATAGCCCTTCCGGTACCGATGCCACCGGCAGCGATCAGGGGTAGGCTGGTCACCTGGCGAACCATCGGTATCAGCGACATGGTGGTGGTTTCTTCAATCCCGTTATGCCCTCCTGCCTCAAAGCCTTCGGCCACGATGGCATCCACCCCTGCTTCCTCACACTTCCGGGCAAATTTGGTGTTGGCGATCACATGGGCAACTGTGATCCCCCTCTCTTTGAAGAAGGATGTATATTTTGCGGGATTACCTGCCGAAGTGAAAACGATCTTCACCCCTTCATCAATAATGATCTGTATAAGATCATCGACCTGCGGGTAAATCAGCGGGAGATTAACCCCGAATGGCTTGTCAGTGGCTGCCTTGCATTTGCGGATATGCTGCCGCAGGATATCCGGGTACATCGACCCGGAGCCGATAAGGCCAAGTCCGCCGGCATTGCTGACGGCCGACGCCAGCTCCCAGCCGGAGCACCAGATCATGCCGGCCTGAATGATTGGATAGCGTATCCGGAAGAGAGAAGTAATTCTATTCATAGTGTTGAGGTTTAAGGTTTAAGGTTTAAGTGGGGGACTTTTCTCACAGTCTTACGGTCTTACAGTCTTATCGTCTTACAGTCTTACAGTCCTACAGTCTTACAGTCCTAAAATTTTCTCAGTTTTTAACCCGTGACAATTGGTTCTGTATCAGCAACATCCGTTAATCGCATTTTCCCATCGGCTGCCGGCATTTTCAAACCGTTACAATTTGTAACGGTTTCGTTTCCTTCGTCTAAAAGCCTCTTTTTTAACACTCTCCAATATGTTTGCGGGTTCTCGCTTTCCGTAAGTATTGCAAGTACATCAACAATAGAAAAATACCATTTTTCCTGGTCTTCATCCCAAATGGTTCTTATCTTTTTGTCATTAAATAATTTGATAGCAGTTTCTTTGGTCATAAGATTAAATTTATAAGTAATTCAACCTAATCAATTGATTCTTCTAAATCAAGATGCTAACTTTAAGTTTATCATCATGGCTAAATGTTATTTGGGGAGTTTTAGCCTTTTTAGGCGAAATTTCAGGGAATTCGCCTGATCAGGCTAATCTTTCCAGCAAATCATTAAAACTATCAAACCAATAGGCCCTGTATTCTTCCGGAATTCCGGCAATTCCACCTTTTGCCGGAAACAATAATAGTCTGGCAGTTACCTTCAGGCTATCATGCTCAAAAATCTCAGGTGCCTTTTTATCAGCTTGTTCATAAATGCGTCTGAATCCATCAATCTTTCTTAATCCATCCGTATGTTCTGTACCTTTCGGATCAATAAATAATATTTGATAATTATTGCCTTTTTGCAACCAGAAAATAAAATCAGGTTTAAATTTTGAGATTCTGTTTTCTTTTGGATTGTAATAGGGAATGTAAACTTCATCAAGACTTTGATCAAGTTTTGAAAACATCCACCAATCCTGATTTTTAAATAGATTGACTTCCTTTTTTAGATATTGCTCCAAATGTTCGATGAATTTGACTTCACTAGGAACTGTAATGATATGATTCAGATAATCAAGCCTTTCATTTTCCGATACGATTAAAGGAATAAAATAATGATTTGGAATATATTTGATCTTTAATTCTTCAAAACTGGCTTCCTCAATGAAGTCAATTTCAAGCTGTTTTAATTTCTGCTTATAAACGGTTTTATCACCGGTCTTATCAAATTCCTTATCAATTGCCTTTTCCTGTACTTCTTTCTGGTCGTAATTCTTGACACGTTGGATGTTCTCAATTATTTGGTTGTATTTTTCACCATCGCTGAATTTAATTTTCTTAAAATGAACGATTTCCTCCTCAAGTTTTTTGAACTTCTCTAGTTCTTTATTCCGGATGCTGAAATAATCAAACACTCTTTGCAAAAGCAGTTCAGGATCATAAATTGATCTTGTTTCATCAAAATCGAAATACGTATCAGGGGCGGAAAAGCTCTCAGCCACTTTCGCAAGGATTTTTACTTCGGATTCAAATTTTACGAGGGTCACTTTTTCCTGCAGATAATTATAATAAGATTGAGCAAGTTCGAAATCTTTTCTGCTCATTCTAAACTTTTGAACTATATCTTCTTCTGCATAAATATTGTCGGAATCCCTATAAACAGGTATCAGCAATTGCTTTTCCTCTGAAGCCTTATTAACCTGAAATTCCTGGCCGATGTTTTTATCTTGTTTTTCATCATGCAAGGCCTTGATAATTTGCTTGAGGTTTCCGGCGTTTGTTCCAAAAACAAACAAGCTTTCTATTGGAAGGATGAAAGATTTGACTTTTTGATACACGTAAATTTCTACTTCTTTACCCTGAACTAAGTTTGCCAGGCGTTTCCGTTTATTTTTTAACGGTTCTATCCTTACCCCGCGTCCAATGGATTGAAGTACAAACTTCTTTGCATCACTTCCTATTCCAATGTTGACAAATAATACAATATTCGGCCTGTTTGAATCCCATCCCTCGTAAAAAGCCCGGGATCCCATTAAAAGGTTGATTTCCGAATCATCCAGGTTAAGTTTCCTGAAAACGCTTTCATTTTCAAAGCTTTCAATGATTTCATAACCTTCCAGTTTATCTTTAAGCCAACCGGAAATATCACCGATCTTTATTAGTGCAAAAGGTTTCTCAGAGGTCTGAAGTTTGAAAATTATTTCATTTTTATTACCTGGAATTTTAAGCACTTCAATCTTTCCAGGGGAAGGAGAATTATAGACATGGGTCAGCAGGTCCTGATAATCAATCTCCTGCAGTAACTTTTTATCGTAAACCATTTTTAATTCTTCGAATTCAAAATCCGGATCAGCCTCCAGCTCTGAAGCCAACTCCTCTTTTGCCAAATCCATCACTTCATTCCTGATTTCATTGGAGGCAACTTTCTCTAATTCATTAAAGAAGAGTTTTAAATCGGATTCCTCTGTATCTACTGAATTTACCAGTGTTAAAAGTAATGGCCGATGATAAAAAGCGCTGTTAAAGTTCCTTACTTTATTAAAATGCTTTTTAATGTATGTCAGCAAAATCAATGTTTTGATAACGATTTTCTGTTTTTCAATTTCGGAATAATCATCCTGATCGCGAAAAGCAGTGACCTGAGAACCTGAAACATAGATATGCTTACCGTATCCTTCCTCTATGAACTTCGACAAATTAAAATTGAAGACGCAGGTGGCGTAATCCCTTGGATCAGTAAAAGTTGCTGAAAAGTTGAACAGAAAACCGTTCCGGCTTAATATGGAATAGAATATTTGTCTTTTGCTGTCTTCTTTATCGCCTTTATGTGCTTCATCAAGAATAATGTACCATTTGCCCTGATTGTCGTAGTTTTGGTAATTGATGATCTTTTCTTTCTGTTCGTCTGAAATCAGGTCGGAACGGTAATAAAAAATTGTAATCTCATTTTTACCAAAAGTCAATACATTGTCTCTTTTTACCTGGTCATATTCTTTTAAGTTCTTCAGGTTGATTTTAACATCATGATTGAAACCATTGAATTCTTCCACATGGCTTTTAAACTGTTCAATGAGGTCGTCACGGTGGGCCAGGAATAGAATATCTCTTTCAGGTATTTCTTTGTCTTGTAATAGTTGCCTGAGCAAATCGATCAGTTTTACGATGACAAGGGTCTTCCCGGATCCCGTGGCCATCCAGTAACTCATCCGGTTGATGAAACAAGAAAATGATATTTTTCCTTCAACAACAGGATAATCCTTATCATATTCCAGCAGATATTTTGCAGTTTTCCCGTCTTGCTTTCTGTGTAAATCGAAATCAAGACTCTCTTCCAGGTCAAAATAAGTGAAGAATTTCTCTTTTTCTCCTCCTTCATCTCTGTAGAAACGATAAAGCGCCTTCAGGGTATTTTTTAAGGCATTTCTCTGAAAATCAAACAGTACTTTATTTGATGAAAATCGACCGAAGTCAAAATTCTGCCATTTTCCCGGCAGGTTTTCAAATGAAATATTCTCAACGACCGATTGCAGATAGAGCTTCATAAAGCTAAGAATAAGGTTAATGGCTTATCTGAATTTGGAATGTGCAAAAAATGCACATTGCTTTTTTTGTCAACTTCGGAATCCCTGAAAATACTATTTATATGTTTTGTGATGACAGACCGCTCCTTACCATATAATTCAGCAATTTCATCCTGTTTAAGCCAAACGGTTTCTCCTTTAAAACGCACACGTAATTCAGCCTTGTTTTTGGAGATTTTATAAAGGCGGATTTCA
This region includes:
- a CDS encoding methylmalonyl-CoA mutase family protein; translated protein: MQYHIRKFMHPEQKPYQPKNHIRIVTAASLFDGHDAAINIMRRIIQSTGAEVIHLGHDRAVKEIVDCAIQEDAQSIAITSYQGGHMEFFKYMLDMLRERGCGHIKIFGGGGGVILPDEMEELHQYGITRIYSPDDGREMGLQGMINDLMEKSDYPTGNQIEDIEIKKSGQKDVYAIARLISAAENFPESARDLIDGLKHHSKRSPVLGITGTGGSGKSSLVDEIVRRFLHDFPEKTIGIISVDPSKRKTGGALLGDRIRMNAINNPRVYMRSLATRQSNLAVSRYVKDAETILQAAGYDLIILETSGIGQSDTEIVDHSDVSMYVMTPEYGAATQLEKIDMLDFADIISINKFDKRGALDALRDVRKQFARNHQLWHEEPDKMPVYGTIASQYNDPGVNLFYKALIDIINEKTGAGFVTKIRAEAGMADKIFIIPPNRTRYLSEIAETVRNYNKWAEKQAGVAQRLHSIQETIKILKGGNTANEDVKSALEEEYKKIEPELDGKTKFILETWPLKVGSYSQPEYIFQVRDQKIRVNTHVESLSHTNIPKISLPKYKGWGDIVRWSLKENVPGEFPYAAGVFPFKRVGEDPTRMFAGEGGPERTNKRFHYLSKGMPAKRLSTAFDSVTLYGNDPDIRPDIYGKIGNSGVSISCLDDAKKLYSGFNLADPKTSVSMTINGPAPTLVGYFMNAAIDQQCEIYIRENGLADEVEKKIAAIYAKKGTKRPQYQGQLPEGNGGLGLMLLGVTGDMVLQTDVYKKIKTDTLCRVRGTVQADILKEDQAQNTCIFSTDFAIKMMGDVQEYFNLHHVRNFYSVSISGYHIAEAGANPVTQLALTLSNGFTYVEYYLSRGMDIDKFAPNLSFFFSNGIDPEYSVMGRVARLIWAKAMKYKYGGDDRSQKLKYHIQTSGRSLHAQEIGFNDIRTTLQALYAVYDNCNSLHTNAYDEAITTPTEESVRRAVAIQLIINQELGLAKNQNPLQGSFIIEELTDLVEEAVMKEFDRLTERGGVLGAMETMYQRSKIQEESLYYETLKHTGELPIIGVNTFLSSEGSPTITPGEVIRATPEEKEYQITMLEELHKTFSDKTTALLEGLKERARNNENIFEGLMEVAKYCSIGQITRALFEVGGQYRRNM
- a CDS encoding (Fe-S)-binding protein; amino-acid sequence: MLKQILFAISLLITLGIFAYTTWQYYLRFKLTKPYPVKEFGRRFKIMLTVAFGQTKILRKPVIGLMHALVWWGFLVILIGSIEMVIDGLFGTERALSVLGPVYDVITASGDIFALIILFAIIAFLVRRIFLNIRRFTGIEMKHISHKDANLALSLILFLMVSLLGMNTFYLVIHGGMEAGRHGGVGVFPVSQFIAGWSGGMPGGAIHVWHEIFWWSHILGIFLFANILPYSKHFHVFMSVPNVFLSRLEPLGYLPNMPDITKEVKKMMDPSLAFAAPAEGEAAPVSRFGVLDVEDITWKNYLDSLACTECGRCTEVCPANITGKKLSPRKIIMDVRARMKEKAQGLIRDKTFGDGKSLIRDYISEEELWACTTCNACARECPVNINHPSLIVDMRRYLVMEEAKGPGELNAIFTNIENNGAPWQFSPQDRMLWAEEIYMEKVKVSVPIMSDCYARGEKPEYLFWVGSAGAFDDRYKKVTREFVKILAHFGISYAVLGTEEADSGDVARRAGNEMLFQMQALMNIELFNMYEVKKILTCCPHDYNTLKNEYPDFGGQFEVIHHTQFLAEIVQSSKFKVQNAKSKFQISNFRITFHDPCYLGRANSEYDAPRAVLSALCPSLIEMKRSKSFALCCGAGGGQMFKEAEPGNKEVFIERIEDVISAGADIVATACPFCMVMMTDGIKYKNREESLKNYDVAELVSIALGL
- a CDS encoding electron transfer flavoprotein subunit alpha/FixB family protein: MSVLAYTENWDGKFKKISYELVSYAHQLAVQMGTHAIVVSIGDVPEEELKKLGHYGASKIIKVVDSRIDGLINKAFAAIIAQVAEKESADVVVFSHNFTGKALAPRVAVKLKAGVASGVNALPDSLQPFVVKKGVFTGKAIGHITIKSPKKILTLFPNSVETIASDEKATIESFTPQLTDAHFATRVLDVKKVTDKILLTDAEIVVSGGRGMKSADKWGPLEELAGLLGAATACSRPVSDEGWRSHQEHVGQTGKIIGPNVYIALGISGAIQHLGGVSASKHIIAINTDKDAPIFEAAEYGMIADVHQVLPRLIEAVREAKKH
- a CDS encoding electron transfer flavoprotein subunit beta/FixA family protein, which encodes MKILICLSNVPDTTTKIKFTGDSKNFDATGVQWIINPWDELALTRALEIKETSGTTIEKVTVITVGKPETEPTLRKALAIGADDAVRVDADCKDSFQVSAQIADFIKSQPYDIILCGIESSDYNGSTVGGMLAEFLDCPSVSSVSSLQLENGQVRLSREIDGGQEVLETTLPFVAIVQKGITKEPRIPSMRGIMMARTKPLTVKPAIAAEELAEFTSFELPPTHAKCRMIDADNIDELVDVMKNNLKMF
- a CDS encoding acyl-CoA dehydrogenase family protein: MDFTFTEEQLMIRQAARDYAERELILDVLERDARAEIPWRHIKNLAELGFFGMNVDPKYGGGGMDTIAYVLAIEEISKIDAAMGVILSVHNSLPCFGIEKYGTEEQREKYLPNLASGKTIGAFLLSEPEAGSDATCQRTTAADMGDYYLVNGTKNWISNANCGSVYIVFAQTHPELCHKGINAFIVEKEWPGISLSPHEDKMGLRSSDTHSVMFSDVKVPKANRVGADGFGFAFAMKMLETGRISIAAQATGIAAGAFERSLKYAQERKAFGRPIIEHEGISFKIADMAVKVEAARNFVYKAAWLKDNNQPYGLASSMAKLYAADAAMWVTTEAVQIHGGYGYVKEYHVERLMREAKVTQIYEGTSEIQRIVISRALQR
- a CDS encoding nitronate monooxygenase, with amino-acid sequence MNRITSLFRIRYPIIQAGMIWCSGWELASAVSNAGGLGLIGSGSMYPDILRQHIRKCKAATDKPFGVNLPLIYPQVDDLIQIIIDEGVKIVFTSAGNPAKYTSFFKERGITVAHVIANTKFARKCEEAGVDAIVAEGFEAGGHNGIEETTTMSLIPMVRQVTSLPLIAAGGIGTGRAMLAAFALGADGVQIGSRFVASEESSAHPDFKRKVIEAKDGDTSLTLKKIIPVRLIKNKFYHEVKALEDKGATREEICELLGHGRAKKGMFEGDLDEGELEIGQVSGYINEIKPAGKIVEEIVAEFEIARGELVNFTYICFSR